The Methanobrevibacter ruminantium genomic interval CGGTACAGATCAATTCAAAGTTTTTTAAAACCTCTCTTAAATCAGAACCTAACATTCCATAGGCACCAGTTATCATTATTTTCATAAAATTCCTCAAATTAAATTAAAAATTAATTAAACTTTAAAGTTACATAAAATATTGGTTAAAGCATTAATTTTAAAGCATTAATTAAAACATCATAATATAATTTTTAGTTTTATAAAATATAAATATATTCTATAAAATAAAATAGCGATTAAATAAAATATTTATATTAAATAAAAATCATAAATAAAATCGTATAAACTGTTAATATTTTAAAAAATAATAACTTAAAAATTTTAAAATAACTTAAGAAATAATTTTAAAAAAATAATTTTAAAAAAAAATTTATAATAATTTTAATCAATTGCAAAGAAGATTATCAGGGCGATATTTATGAAAATTTGTATTGTAGGTCAAGGTTACATTGGATTGCCAACAGCCGCATTGTTTGCTAAAAATGGCTGTGAAGTCCTTGGAGTAGATGTGAATGAGGAAATTGTAGATAAGTTAAACCAAGGAATAGCTCATATTGAAGAGCCTGGAATTACAGAAGCCATTAGTAATGCTGTTGAAAAAGGACACTACCACGCTTCATTGAAGCCGGAAGAGGCGGACACATTTATCATAACAGTCCCTACACCTTATGTGAAAGAGGACTTGAGTTGTGACTTAAGCTATGTGATTTCCGCATGCCAATCCATCTTGCCTGTTTTGAAAAAGGGAAACGTTGTTATCATTGAATCTACAATAGCTCCTATGTCCACTGATGAAATAATAAAGCCAATCTTTGAAAATGAAGGATTTGCAATTGGAGAAGATTTGTTCCTTGCTCATTGCCCTGAAAGAGTTCTCCCTGGACAAATCATGGAAGAATTGGTAAACAACAACAGAATTGTAGGTGGAATAACAGAAGAGTGCAGCCGTAAGGCAGCTGATGTTTACAGAACCTTTGTTGAAGGGGAAATAATTGAAACTGAAGCGAAAACTGCAGAATTGTCCAAATGTATGGAAAACACCTTTAGGGATGTGAATATTGCACTTGCAAATGAACTTGCAAAGATAGGTGCTGAAATCGGAGTGAATGCTCTTGATGTAATTGAAATGGCTAACAAACACCCAAGAGTGAATATCCATAGCCCAGGACCTGGTGTAGGTGGACACTGTCTTGCAATTGATCCTTATTTCATTTATGCAAAGGCACCTGAAACCGCTAAGATAATCAAGCTGGCAAGAGATACAAACAACAGCATGCCGGGATTCGTAATTGAAAACACCGGCAAGATACTATCCAAGCTTGATGCTGATGCAGAAAAGATCTCTGTCTTTGGAGTGGCATATAAGGGAAATACCGATGATGCAAGGGAAAGCCCTGCATTTGAAATAATAACTGGATTGAAGGCAGCAGGATATGAAATAGCTATCCATGACCCACACTTTGACAATCCGGATTACTTTGATTTCGATGAAGCCACTAAAGACTCATCATTGGTCTTGATATTAACAGACCATGACCAATTCAAAAACTTGGATTATGAAAGATTATCTGAAAACATGAAAACAGGAATCATCTTTGACACCAAAAACATAATCAAGGAAGTGCCGGATGAGATTACTTTAATAAATTATGGAAACTTGTATAAATACAACAAATAATTGATTTCTAAAATTAATTTCTAAAATGCAATATAAGATAAATAATTCAAAATTAAGTTTATGCTAACTAACTATCATTAACTCTTTTTAAATGAGGTGAAAATATGTCAACAATTGCTGAAAAGATATTTGCAAGAGCTTCAGGCAAAGGAGAAACTGAAGCTGGTGACATTGTCATGGCAGATATCGATATAGCTATGATGCACGATTTGACTGGACCTCTCGCAGTTGAATCATTCAATAAAATAGGAACTGAAAAGGTATGGGATTCCTCTAAAATTGTAATTCCCTTTGACCATCAGGTTCCAGCAGATTCTCTAGATTCCGCCAATAACCATATATTGATGAGAAAATTTGTAAAGGAACAGAACATTGAAAACTTCTACGATGTAAAGGAAGGGGTTTGTCATCAGGTCTTGCCTGAAAAAGGCCATGTAATACCTGGAACCGTTATTGTAGGTGCAGACTCACATACATGCACATATGGAGCTCTTGGTGCATTTGCAACTGGAATCGGCTCTACAGATATGGCAATGGTCTTGTCTACCGGACAGTTATGGTTCAAGGTGCCTGAAACAATCAGATTCAATGTGGAAGGAAAGCTTAAAGAGAACACATCAGCAAAGGATGTTATCTTGAACATCATAGGTCAGGTTGGAGCGGATGGCGCAACCTATAAGTCATGTGAATTTGCAGGGGAAACAATCTCCAACATGAGCATCTCAGATAGGATGGTCCTATCAAATATGGCAATTGAAATGGGAGGAAAAACAGGACTTATCGAGCCTGATGGAAAGACATATGATTACCTTAAAGACCGTGTAAGCGGTGAAAACAAAAACAGACTTAAGGCATTTATTGAAAAATCAAACCTTAAGAGCGACCTTGACTCTCCAAGCCTTGAAATTATGGATATTGATGTTAGCGAGCTTGAACCGCAAATAGCTTGTCCTCATAATGTGGATAATGTAAAGCCTGCAAGCGAGCTTGATGATGTTGAACTCGACCAAGTCTTTATCGGCTCATGCACAAATGGAAGAATCGAAGACTTGAGAGATGCTGCGAGGATTTTGAAAGGAAACAAGATAGCGAATGAACTTAGAATGTTGGTCATTCCTGCCTCTAAGGAAACTTACATTAAGGCATTGGATGAAGGATTAATCAAGATATTTGTAGAAGCTGGAGCCCTTGTTTCAGCACCATGCTGTGGACCTTGCCTTGGAGGCCATACTGGCCTTATCGGACCTGATGAGGTAAGTCTTTCAACATCCAACAGAAACTTTAAGGGAAGACAGGGAAGTCCAGAAGGAAAGGTTTACTTATCTTCAGCTAAAGTGGCTGCACAGTCAGCTATTGAAGGAAGAATTGCTGTGCCTAAGGAGGAATAATATGAAAGGAAAAGTTTGGAAATTTGGAAATGACATTGATACAGACATTATTCTTCCAGGAAGATACTTGATTTACACTGATGAGGAAAGGTTATCAGAGCATTGCATGGAAGGATTGGTATCTGACTTTAAGTCAAAGGTAAATGAGGGAGACTTCATTCTTGGAGGAACAAACTTCGGATGCGGATCAAGCAGAGAGCATGCTCCAATAGCCATTAAAGGATGTGGAATATCTGCTGTAATAGCCGAATCCTTTGCAAGAATCTTTTATAGAAATGCAACAAATGTTGGAGTTCCGCTTTTGGAAGCTCCTGGAGTGTCTGCACTTATTGAAGATGGCGAGGAAATCGAAGTGGATATGGAAAATGGATTGATAATTTCAGAAAGCGGAAAGGAAATTGAATTTAAGAAATTACCTCCATTCATGCTTGAAATCCTTGAATCCGGTGGTTTGATCAATTATTTAAAGAATCAAAAGAACGAATAAATAGATTATAATTTTCTTATAAATTGTTCTAAAAATTATCAAAAAATTATTTAAAATTATTTAAAAAACTATTTTAGAAAATTATTATTTTTACTATTAATCATCAATGAGGTTAAAAAATGTATAATATTGCTGTAATTCCAGGAGATGGAATTGGTAAGGAAGTTATGGATGCATGCATAAGTGTATTGAATTCATTGGATATTGACTTTAATTTCAATTACGGTGAAGCTGGAGACGAATGCCTTGAAAAAAATGGAGAAGCTTTGCCAGATGAAACAATAGAGCTTGCAAAAAGTGCAGACGCATGTCTTTTTGGAGCTGCAGGAGAAACTGCAGCAGACGTAATTGTAAGGCTTAGACAGGAATTGAACCTGTTTGCAAACCTAAGGCCAGTGAAATCATATCCAAACACAAATGCCCTTTTTGACAACCTTGACTTTATGATAGTTAGGGAAAACACTGAAGGAATGTATATTGCCAAGGAAGAGGAATATACTGAAGAAGGGGCAATAGCTAGAAGAATCATTACCAAAAAAGCTGAAAGAAGGATTATCGATTACGCTTTCCAATATGCTAAAAACAACAACAAGTCTAAAGTCACTGGAGTTCATAAGGCAAATGTCTTGAAGGTCACTGATGGATTGTTCAAGGAAATACTATACGAAGTGGCTAAAGACTATGAAGGTGAGATAGAAGTGGAAGACTTCTATGTAGATGCCACTGCAATGTATCTCATCACAAGGCCTGAAAGCTTTGAAGTCATTGTAACCACAAACTTGTTTGGAGATATCCTATCAGATGAGGGAGCAGGCCTTGTAGGTGGATTAGGCATGATTCCATCTGGAAACATTGGAGAGGATGGGGCATTGTTTGAACCTGTTCATGGTTCTGCACCAGACATTGCAGGCCAAGGAATTGCAAATCCAATGGCTATGCTTCTATCAGCTTGCATGATGCTAAACTACTTGAAGGAATATGAAGCTGAAGAAAGATTGAATGATGCAATACTTGAAGTCTTGAATGAAGGAAAAACCTTAACTCCAGACCTTGGAGGAAAAGCAAGCACTAGTGAAGTGGCTGAAGCAATAATCAATGCATTGAATTAATATTAGTTCATAAAAAAAGTGATTTTAAATGACCGATCCAAAAATATCCGTTATTCTTTCTGCATACAATGAAGAGAAATTCATCAGTAAAGCCATTGAAAGTGTAGTGAACCAGACATTGAAAGATATAGAAATTATCATTATCAATGATGAATCAACTGATGATACCTTAGACATCATCAATAGCTATGCAAACGAGGACAACAGAATAGTAGTCATAGACCAGGAAAACATCGGCCTTGGTGCAAGCAGAAACAAGGGCATGAAAATAGCTAAAGGAGAGTATGTCACTTTTCTTGATGGTGATGACTGGTTTAAGGAGGATGCCTTTGAAATCGCTTATAATGAGGCAAAGGCTAAGGATACAGATATCACCATGTATCAGATGATCAATTATGATGATGAAACCGGAAGGGTCTATGAAAACGATTGGTTTAACTTAAATAATCTTGATGAAAGCTTTGATGATGTTGTGTTTTCACCTGAGAAAACAAAGGATTTTCTCTTTGACCTATCTGTAAGCAGCTGCCAAAAGATTTATAGAAACAGCTTTTTGAAATCAATTGACGCAAGCTTTCCAGAGGGAATATACTTTGAGGACATGCCATTTTTCTTTTACGTTTATCTAAAGGCAGAAAGGATTTCAATCATCAGAAAGCATTTCTATTACAGAAGAAAGCACAATGCCTCAATTACTCATGTGGTTGATGCAAACTATTTGGATACTGTTGAAGCAGGTTGCGAACTTATGAGAAGAATGGTGGACAATGGGTTCTACGAAGACTACAAGTTCGACCTTTTAGCTTACAAGATCAATGGTCCGAGAATGGCACTTATGGACATTACAGAGGATTCTAAGGAGCCTCTTTTCAATCTGATAAAGGAAGATTATGAAAAGATTAAAGAGACTGAATATTATCAAGACTACTTGGATAATTTAGGTCCGAAGAAGAAAAAGTTCTTCCTGGATGTCTTGAAGTATGACAACTATTCTGAATTCAAAAAGGAAAATCCTGAATATTGATGATTTCCCATTTGATAATTTTTATGAATGAAAAAATGAAAAATTTAAAAAATATTTAAATAATATAAAACATTTATAAGTAATTACAATAATATATAAAAATATTAGAAGATTAAAATTACAAAATTTAATTATCTAAAAAAAGGAGATTTAAAATGGACGCAGTAAAAATTGCAGCATTGTTTATTATTTTTATTATGGTTTTCAGTGCAGTGGCTACTTTCATTGCATATGTGCTCTAAATCAAGAATAGTTCATGATGAAAATGGTAAATGAAAATAAAAAATTAAATCTAATCAATTACAAGAAAATTTTAATGTGGAGGATAAAAAATGGTAAAATATAATATTGGTGCAGTAGTTGCAGAATTTAATTATGATATTACTCATATGATGTTAGAACTTGCAAAAGCAGAAGCTAAAGTTCGTGACTGTGAAATTACAAAAATCGTAATGGTTCCTGGCGTATTCGATATGCCACTCGCTATCAAGAAATTAACTGAAGCAGACGAAGAAGGTAAAATTGACCTTGACTGCATAATCACTTTAGGTACTGTAATTGAAGGTGCAACCGATCACGACCAAATCGTAGCTCAACATGCATCCCGTAAAATTGCTGACTTATCCTTAGAATGGGGTAAACCAATTTCCCTTGGTATCAGCGGTCCTGGAATGACCAGATTAGATGCACACAGAAGAGTTAGCTATGGTAAAAACGCTGTTGAAGCAGCTGTTAAAATGTGTGACAGATTACAAGACATTTAAATTTGAAAATTTAATTTATTAAAAGAATTTGATTCAATCAATTCTTTTAAACTATTTTTACTATTTTAAAAAATTTAATTGATTTAATCATTATTGGAAAAATTTTGATTAAACTTTCATCACAAAAGTTTAGATGATAATATGGCAATTTTAAAACCTGAAGAGTTAAAGGAAAAATTTGATGACCCATGGATTGCTCCATATGAGAAAGTCATTACAATGGCAGATGGAGATATTGTAGAACTTATTGAATACCACCCATGCCCAAGCGGTTCCAACTGGCTTCTTTATCAATACCAACACAGCAGTGAACTTATCATTGACGCTAAAAGAGATGGAAACAAGCACACCTACCTTTGTAAAGTAGGCAAAAAGCCAATTGACCTTAAGGCAAGTATCAACGCTGCTGGAATTGAAGAAGTGGCAATTGATGAAGAGGCAAAGGAAGTTAAGGTAACCCACGGAGGCCTTGCTGGTGCTGGTGTAGGTGCTGGAATGTGCAGAGGAATGGGGGAAGGTGTCAAATACGTGGATGTCCTTGAAGTTGGAGGAGGAAGTAAGGAAGGAAAAGCTACTGTTGTAACTCCAAAATACGAAAAACTAGTCATTGGAATTGACGACACAGACGTTAAGGATGCTGGAGCAACCTGGACTATGGCGCATAACATTGGCCTTCAATTAAAAGAGGAAGGATTTGAGTATCTTGACCATATTATCGTTCAGTTATTCCCACATAATCCTCACAAAACTCAAAACTGTGTTTCAATTGCACTTACCTTCGCTGTAATGGCTGAAGATAAGGAAAGATTGATCAATAGACTTATTGAAATCTTAGAGCACGACACATTATCCGATAAGACTGCAATATCTATTCTCGAAGGAATTGGAATCCCACCAAAACTTAGAGAATATGCACTGGCTACAAAAACCGGCATGATGGATGTTGAAACTGCTGAAAAGCTTGCAGAAGAATTGGACATTCCACTTATTGCAGTTACAGGAGACCAAGGTAAAGTAGGTGCACTTGCAGCTTTAGGTCTTCATGATGATGTTGATGAGGCTGTTAAAGTCTATTACTAGACCAAGCTTTTTGAGCCTTCGGCTCAAAAACCTTGACCAAAACATTTTCACTAGTTGGGAGTATTCACTCTTAACTTTCTATTTTTATTTATATTGCTCTTTTTCCATTGATTTTACATAATTATCCAATAGATTAAACAGATCTTCTTTTGTATTCATTTTAAATATTTGCTGTTTTAATTCAATTGTTCTTGGCAACTTCTTAACATAATAGGCAGCTTGAGTTCTCATTTTTGGAATTGCAAATTCCTCTCCCTTGACTTCAATGAGCATATCTATATGTTTTTTCAATGTTTCCATTCTCTCTTCCATTGTAACTTCATATGGAAGTGTGCCATCTTCAATATAATTGACACAATCCCTGATAAGCCATGGATTTCCAAGTGATGCCCTTCCAATCATTACTGCATCACAAGATGTTTCATCAAGCATTCTTTTTGCATCAAAACAAGACTTGATATCACCATTTCCAATAACGGGGATGTTCACATTTTCCTTAACTTCTTTTATAATGGACCAATCTGCCTTTCCTGAGTATCCTTGATCCTTTGTTCTTGGATGAACGGTAATGGCTGATGCACCTGCATCTTCAACTATCTCAGCTATTTTCACAGCATTGATTGTATTCTTATCCCAACCGCTTCTAATCTTTACAGTCACTGGAATCGGTACAATGTCTACAATAGATTCTACAATAGATTTTACCTTATCTGGGTCTTTCATCAATGCACATCCTGCCTTTGACCTGTTTGTCACCTTAGTTACTGGACATCCCATGTTAATGTCAATGATATCTACATTTGTATTCTCCCAGATGTACTTTGATGCAAAGGTGAGAGATTCCAAATCTGAGCCGACAATCTGCTGTGAAATCGGATGTTCATAGTCAGTCATGTACAGCATTTCCTTGGTTTTCCAATTGCCGTACATAATAGCCTTGTCTGAAACCATTTCTGTTTCAATCAGCCCACAGCCCATTGACTTTACAATGGTTCTAAAGCTGAAGTCACATACTCCTGCCATAGGGGCCAAAGCTATCTGATTGTCTATTTCAACATTTCCAATTTTCCACTTCATATTAATCAGTTATGATCTTTTAATTTTACATTATTAAAAATATATTTATTTTGAAAATATATAATTCATTCCGCTTATAAGATTTAAAAATATAGGGCGGCATTCATATAATAATTATTTTTCTTCTTGAGGGGATGTTGCAATAATACAAAAAAAGCATGATTAAACTATTTATTAAAAATAGTAAACAAATAGACATTTTTAGATAATATAGGGCCAAATAAACCATTTCAATAGAAAGATATAAATATAAATGGGCTATAATAATTAATGTAAGATATAGAAGGTAAAAGCTTGTTTAGAAGTTTAGCCTATATGTCCTTGTCGTGACGAACGGCGACTTTCCATAATATAGGTCAATTAGGTGGCTGTAGGTTCTTCTCATCTTCAAATACTCTTTTTAAATTTTTATTCTTTATTAACTTACTGAATTCATTATTATTTTTTTCAAAATTCTTAAACACTGCCCAAGAAATTAAATCAACAACTTGTAATCCTTTAAAATTAGCTGAATCAACATGTTTTAAACTCACTGGGTATTTTTTAGGATTATTCAAATTTTTTAAAAATCTCTTATTAAAATCGATTATTTCCTCATGTTTATTTTTTGATTTATCAATGAAAATGGATGTTGAATTATCTATATTAATTAGTTTAGCCAATTCTGAAGCTAACTCATCATATAACTCGTTATTATTGTATCCAGATGAAATTTTATACCTATTTATTTTTTCAAACACGATTATAAAAACTTCGTAATCTATATTTTCTAATCTTTTTAAGATTTTAATTTTAATATATTTTGGCAAGTTATTCCCTTTAATTTCATTTGATAAGGTAATCTTTCTTGTGGAGTTTCTAGTCTTGCTTATTATCCTATCCAATTTTTTATGCTCATCGACTTTTATTCCAGCC includes:
- the dusB gene encoding tRNA dihydrouridine synthase DusB encodes the protein MKWKIGNVEIDNQIALAPMAGVCDFSFRTIVKSMGCGLIETEMVSDKAIMYGNWKTKEMLYMTDYEHPISQQIVGSDLESLTFASKYIWENTNVDIIDINMGCPVTKVTNRSKAGCALMKDPDKVKSIVESIVDIVPIPVTVKIRSGWDKNTINAVKIAEIVEDAGASAITVHPRTKDQGYSGKADWSIIKEVKENVNIPVIGNGDIKSCFDAKRMLDETSCDAVMIGRASLGNPWLIRDCVNYIEDGTLPYEVTMEERMETLKKHIDMLIEVKGEEFAIPKMRTQAAYYVKKLPRTIELKQQIFKMNTKEDLFNLLDNYVKSMEKEQYK
- the mmp11 gene encoding methanogenesis marker protein 11; amino-acid sequence: MAILKPEELKEKFDDPWIAPYEKVITMADGDIVELIEYHPCPSGSNWLLYQYQHSSELIIDAKRDGNKHTYLCKVGKKPIDLKASINAAGIEEVAIDEEAKEVKVTHGGLAGAGVGAGMCRGMGEGVKYVDVLEVGGGSKEGKATVVTPKYEKLVIGIDDTDVKDAGATWTMAHNIGLQLKEEGFEYLDHIIVQLFPHNPHKTQNCVSIALTFAVMAEDKERLINRLIEILEHDTLSDKTAISILEGIGIPPKLREYALATKTGMMDVETAEKLAEELDIPLIAVTGDQGKVGALAALGLHDDVDEAVKVYY
- a CDS encoding glycosyltransferase family 2 protein; the encoded protein is MTDPKISVILSAYNEEKFISKAIESVVNQTLKDIEIIIINDESTDDTLDIINSYANEDNRIVVIDQENIGLGASRNKGMKIAKGEYVTFLDGDDWFKEDAFEIAYNEAKAKDTDITMYQMINYDDETGRVYENDWFNLNNLDESFDDVVFSPEKTKDFLFDLSVSSCQKIYRNSFLKSIDASFPEGIYFEDMPFFFYVYLKAERISIIRKHFYYRRKHNASITHVVDANYLDTVEAGCELMRRMVDNGFYEDYKFDLLAYKINGPRMALMDITEDSKEPLFNLIKEDYEKIKETEYYQDYLDNLGPKKKKFFLDVLKYDNYSEFKKENPEY
- a CDS encoding nucleotide sugar dehydrogenase encodes the protein MKICIVGQGYIGLPTAALFAKNGCEVLGVDVNEEIVDKLNQGIAHIEEPGITEAISNAVEKGHYHASLKPEEADTFIITVPTPYVKEDLSCDLSYVISACQSILPVLKKGNVVIIESTIAPMSTDEIIKPIFENEGFAIGEDLFLAHCPERVLPGQIMEELVNNNRIVGGITEECSRKAADVYRTFVEGEIIETEAKTAELSKCMENTFRDVNIALANELAKIGAEIGVNALDVIEMANKHPRVNIHSPGPGVGGHCLAIDPYFIYAKAPETAKIIKLARDTNNSMPGFVIENTGKILSKLDADAEKISVFGVAYKGNTDDARESPAFEIITGLKAAGYEIAIHDPHFDNPDYFDFDEATKDSSLVLILTDHDQFKNLDYERLSENMKTGIIFDTKNIIKEVPDEITLINYGNLYKYNK
- the ribH gene encoding 6,7-dimethyl-8-ribityllumazine synthase, translated to MVKYNIGAVVAEFNYDITHMMLELAKAEAKVRDCEITKIVMVPGVFDMPLAIKKLTEADEEGKIDLDCIITLGTVIEGATDHDQIVAQHASRKIADLSLEWGKPISLGISGPGMTRLDAHRRVSYGKNAVEAAVKMCDRLQDI
- a CDS encoding isocitrate/isopropylmalate family dehydrogenase is translated as MYNIAVIPGDGIGKEVMDACISVLNSLDIDFNFNYGEAGDECLEKNGEALPDETIELAKSADACLFGAAGETAADVIVRLRQELNLFANLRPVKSYPNTNALFDNLDFMIVRENTEGMYIAKEEEYTEEGAIARRIITKKAERRIIDYAFQYAKNNNKSKVTGVHKANVLKVTDGLFKEILYEVAKDYEGEIEVEDFYVDATAMYLITRPESFEVIVTTNLFGDILSDEGAGLVGGLGMIPSGNIGEDGALFEPVHGSAPDIAGQGIANPMAMLLSACMMLNYLKEYEAEERLNDAILEVLNEGKTLTPDLGGKASTSEVAEAIINALN
- the hacA gene encoding homoaconitase large subunit — its product is MSTIAEKIFARASGKGETEAGDIVMADIDIAMMHDLTGPLAVESFNKIGTEKVWDSSKIVIPFDHQVPADSLDSANNHILMRKFVKEQNIENFYDVKEGVCHQVLPEKGHVIPGTVIVGADSHTCTYGALGAFATGIGSTDMAMVLSTGQLWFKVPETIRFNVEGKLKENTSAKDVILNIIGQVGADGATYKSCEFAGETISNMSISDRMVLSNMAIEMGGKTGLIEPDGKTYDYLKDRVSGENKNRLKAFIEKSNLKSDLDSPSLEIMDIDVSELEPQIACPHNVDNVKPASELDDVELDQVFIGSCTNGRIEDLRDAARILKGNKIANELRMLVIPASKETYIKALDEGLIKIFVEAGALVSAPCCGPCLGGHTGLIGPDEVSLSTSNRNFKGRQGSPEGKVYLSSAKVAAQSAIEGRIAVPKEE
- a CDS encoding 3-isopropylmalate dehydratase small subunit, which translates into the protein MKGKVWKFGNDIDTDIILPGRYLIYTDEERLSEHCMEGLVSDFKSKVNEGDFILGGTNFGCGSSREHAPIAIKGCGISAVIAESFARIFYRNATNVGVPLLEAPGVSALIEDGEEIEVDMENGLIISESGKEIEFKKLPPFMLEILESGGLINYLKNQKNE
- a CDS encoding DUF3800 domain-containing protein, with amino-acid sequence MYYIFIDESGDLGTKKSSSNYFVMAGIKVDEHKKLDRIISKTRNSTRKITLSNEIKGNNLPKYIKIKILKRLENIDYEVFIIVFEKINRYKISSGYNNNELYDELASELAKLINIDNSTSIFIDKSKNKHEEIIDFNKRFLKNLNNPKKYPVSLKHVDSANFKGLQVVDLISWAVFKNFEKNNNEFSKLIKNKNLKRVFEDEKNLQPPN